The following coding sequences lie in one Jonesia denitrificans DSM 20603 genomic window:
- a CDS encoding SRPBCC family protein, with translation MTTVTQTITVDVPLSQAYNQWTQLEDFPTFIDPVDEVIQLDDKHNEWVISIGGVERRYQTEVIHQEPDARIVWTSLETPRHTGVVEFQERAPEQTEVTVALEWEPEGVIENVGAMFGRDSAAVDKALHNFKDFIEGRGDATGLWRGTITPKKEHAMSQPTSPGPDSTEVHEPAQPERPVHPGPPEEPIHRELDPETEDALRAQQERHLDQWRGNQRV, from the coding sequence ATGACAACGGTCACTCAGACAATCACGGTCGATGTTCCACTGAGCCAGGCGTACAACCAGTGGACACAGCTGGAAGACTTCCCGACATTTATCGACCCTGTCGATGAAGTCATCCAACTCGATGACAAACACAATGAATGGGTCATATCCATTGGCGGAGTCGAACGACGCTACCAGACGGAAGTGATTCACCAAGAGCCAGATGCCAGGATCGTCTGGACGTCACTCGAGACCCCACGGCATACCGGTGTTGTGGAGTTTCAGGAACGCGCTCCAGAACAAACCGAGGTGACGGTGGCATTGGAGTGGGAGCCTGAAGGAGTCATTGAAAACGTAGGTGCCATGTTCGGGCGCGACAGTGCAGCAGTGGACAAAGCACTCCACAACTTCAAAGACTTCATTGAGGGGCGAGGCGATGCAACTGGTTTATGGCGAGGCACTATCACCCCGAAGAAAGAGCACGCCATGTCTCAACCAACTAGCCCAGGTCCCGATTCCACCGAGGTTCACGAACCTGCTCAGCCAGAGCGGCCCGTTCACCCCGGACCTCCTGAAGAACCAATTCACCGTGAATTGGATCCTGAAACGGAAGATGCGCTCCGGGCACAACAAGAACGCCACCTTGATCAGTGGCGGGGTAACCAGCGCGTCTAG
- a CDS encoding SDR family oxidoreductase: protein MPAGHSNQEAHHAALEDPRSRFYSAKFPQQEQDQPATTDEMTPAPDHGETTYRGTGRLDGHAALITGGDSGIGRAVAIAYAREGADVAIIFTPEEKDDAEATRRAVVDAGRTCLLLEGDVRDEEFCARSVEETRNTLGKLTILVLNAGYQKDREGIDSLETAEFQRVFETNIYSMFWIARAAVPHMPPGSSIISTTSIQAFNPSPNLIDYAMTKSAQVGFTKALAQELGPKGIRVNAVAPGPIWTPLIPGTEWDLTEFGADTPLGRAGQPAELASAYVFLAENNASYISGAIVPVTGGKGL, encoded by the coding sequence ATGCCAGCAGGACACTCCAATCAAGAGGCACACCACGCCGCTCTCGAGGATCCACGCAGCCGGTTTTACTCAGCGAAGTTCCCCCAACAAGAACAAGACCAGCCTGCCACCACCGATGAGATGACACCTGCCCCCGACCATGGGGAGACAACCTACCGTGGTACCGGACGACTTGACGGTCATGCAGCGCTGATTACCGGGGGTGACTCCGGCATCGGTCGTGCAGTTGCCATTGCCTACGCCCGTGAAGGTGCTGACGTTGCCATCATCTTCACCCCCGAAGAAAAAGACGATGCAGAAGCAACCCGGCGCGCAGTTGTCGATGCGGGACGCACCTGTCTCCTGCTCGAAGGAGATGTGCGTGACGAGGAATTCTGTGCACGCAGTGTCGAAGAAACACGCAACACCCTCGGGAAACTCACGATCCTTGTGCTCAACGCCGGGTACCAAAAGGATCGCGAGGGAATTGATTCACTCGAGACCGCAGAATTTCAGCGTGTTTTCGAAACAAACATTTACTCCATGTTCTGGATTGCGCGGGCAGCTGTCCCCCACATGCCACCAGGATCCTCCATCATCTCCACCACATCGATCCAAGCATTCAATCCCTCACCCAACCTCATTGATTACGCGATGACAAAATCTGCACAGGTGGGATTCACCAAGGCACTTGCCCAAGAACTTGGCCCCAAGGGCATTCGGGTGAACGCGGTCGCTCCAGGGCCGATTTGGACGCCGCTGATCCCGGGTACCGAGTGGGACCTGACAGAGTTTGGAGCCGACACCCCACTAGGTCGTGCCGGTCAACCGGCCGAACTTGCCAGCGCCTACGTGTTCCTCGCAGAGAACAATGCGTCCTACATATCCGGGGCTATCGTTCCGGTCACGGGAGGCAAAGGACTGTAG
- a CDS encoding sodium-dependent transporter codes for MTHHHGHKREQWSGQAGFILAAIGSAVGLGNIWRFPGVAYENGGGAFLLPYLIALITAGIPILFVDYALGHRYKGTPPAVFRRIRRKAELLGWFQVAICFVIILYYSVIIAWAASYAVFSLNTAWGDDAAGFFVGEFIQLPDNPTLNIDIVWNVALPLIAVWVVALVILALGVQRGLEKANLVFIPLLGILFLALVIRSLFLDGAIDGLNAFFTPNWSALADPGVWLAAYAQIFFSLSIAFGIMITYSSYLKRRSNLTGTGLVVAFSNSSFELLAGIGVFSTLGFMAQAQGVTIAELDGITGVLLSFVTFPTIVASMPGGPLFGFLFFASLTVAGLTSLLSLLQVVSGALQDKFGVTARQAAIRLGLVAAVLSVLFFARSDGLHTLDVVDKWANEVGIVGSAIIMLVLLLSTRQLTNLTHHINAHSSFTVGAIWRALVGVVVPIVLVWMFISGVIGVIREPYEGYPIWYNTLFGWGAVILMVVAAAIVTALRWRKPVDDFTPEPALPGERIEATPVGRHQQGDH; via the coding sequence ATGACACACCATCACGGCCACAAACGAGAACAATGGTCTGGACAAGCCGGATTTATCCTCGCCGCAATTGGCTCCGCCGTCGGGTTAGGAAACATTTGGCGGTTTCCCGGAGTCGCCTACGAAAACGGGGGAGGCGCCTTCCTCCTGCCCTACCTCATCGCGCTCATCACCGCAGGCATCCCCATCCTCTTTGTCGACTACGCGCTCGGACACCGATACAAAGGAACCCCACCCGCAGTCTTCCGCCGCATCCGCCGCAAAGCAGAACTCCTCGGCTGGTTCCAAGTCGCCATCTGCTTTGTCATCATCCTGTACTACTCCGTGATCATCGCGTGGGCAGCCTCCTACGCCGTGTTCTCACTCAACACAGCATGGGGAGACGACGCAGCAGGATTCTTCGTGGGAGAGTTCATCCAACTCCCCGACAACCCCACCCTCAACATTGACATCGTGTGGAACGTCGCCCTCCCGCTCATCGCCGTGTGGGTTGTCGCCCTCGTCATCCTTGCACTTGGAGTACAACGAGGGTTAGAAAAAGCCAACCTCGTCTTCATTCCCCTCCTCGGAATCCTCTTCCTCGCCCTCGTGATCCGATCCTTGTTCCTGGACGGCGCCATTGACGGCCTCAACGCCTTCTTCACCCCCAACTGGTCGGCGCTCGCCGACCCAGGTGTTTGGCTGGCCGCGTACGCGCAGATCTTCTTCTCCCTGTCCATCGCGTTCGGGATCATGATCACCTACTCGTCCTACCTCAAACGACGCTCCAACCTCACCGGCACCGGACTGGTCGTCGCATTCTCCAACTCATCCTTTGAACTACTCGCCGGAATTGGGGTGTTCTCCACCCTCGGTTTCATGGCCCAAGCCCAAGGTGTGACCATCGCCGAACTCGATGGCATCACCGGGGTGCTCCTCTCCTTTGTCACCTTCCCCACCATCGTCGCCTCAATGCCAGGCGGACCACTGTTCGGGTTCCTCTTCTTTGCATCCCTCACCGTGGCAGGGCTCACCTCCCTGCTCTCACTCCTCCAGGTGGTGTCCGGAGCGCTCCAAGACAAATTCGGTGTCACCGCACGTCAAGCAGCGATCCGCCTTGGGCTTGTTGCTGCCGTGTTGTCCGTGCTGTTCTTCGCCCGCTCTGATGGGCTCCACACCCTCGACGTTGTGGACAAATGGGCCAACGAAGTCGGCATCGTGGGATCCGCGATCATCATGCTCGTGCTCCTGCTGAGCACCCGCCAACTCACCAACCTCACCCACCACATCAACGCTCACTCCAGCTTCACAGTGGGTGCGATCTGGCGGGCCCTTGTCGGCGTTGTCGTCCCCATCGTGTTGGTGTGGATGTTTATTTCCGGGGTGATCGGAGTGATCCGCGAACCCTACGAAGGCTACCCCATCTGGTACAACACCCTGTTTGGATGGGGAGCGGTCATCCTCATGGTTGTCGCAGCTGCGATCGTCACAGCCCTGCGATGGCGCAAACCAGTCGACGACTTCACCCCCGAACCAGCCCTGCCCGGTGAGCGCATCGAAGCCACACCGGTTGGACGCCACCAGCAAGGAGACCACTGA
- a CDS encoding methionine/alanine import family NSS transporter small subunit, with protein MNTWAIVLMLVSFLVIWGGLIASIIHLKAAPLPDGEHRPGDEDSYPHGPFIAPRDL; from the coding sequence ATGAACACCTGGGCTATCGTCCTCATGCTTGTGTCATTCCTCGTCATCTGGGGTGGCCTCATCGCCTCCATCATCCACCTCAAAGCAGCGCCCCTCCCCGACGGAGAACACCGTCCCGGCGACGAAGACAGCTACCCACACGGGCCGTTCATCGCACCCCGCGACCTCTAA
- a CDS encoding nucleotide pyrophosphohydrolase has protein sequence MDQPESPEVLHTASAVPCPPADRLDSVSALTDAVSDFAARRNWGQFHDPKSLLLALVGEVGEVAELMQWTREGAVAVELGSGDGAQRIRDELADVFLYLVRLADVLDVDLADAAWEKLARNETRFPPVNGV, from the coding sequence ATGGATCAACCGGAGTCCCCAGAGGTGCTGCACACCGCATCTGCTGTCCCGTGTCCGCCTGCTGACCGCCTCGACAGTGTGTCTGCTTTGACCGATGCGGTCAGTGATTTTGCGGCACGCCGCAATTGGGGTCAGTTCCATGACCCCAAGTCCTTGCTGCTCGCGTTGGTGGGTGAGGTGGGTGAGGTCGCGGAGTTGATGCAGTGGACCCGTGAGGGGGCGGTGGCCGTTGAGTTGGGTTCGGGTGATGGGGCACAGCGGATTCGTGATGAACTCGCTGATGTGTTTCTTTATCTTGTTCGACTTGCTGATGTGCTTGATGTGGACCTTGCGGATGCAGCGTGGGAGAAGTTGGCTCGTAATGAGACACGGTTCCCTCCGGTGAACGGGGTGTAG
- a CDS encoding VIT1/CCC1 transporter family protein has product MPSDPHPTASSPTSPGPDTSLQPQPPTPQQRRRWRRYLADEQAEGAVYRELAQRKDGEERAILLGLADAEKRHEQHWRNLLGDHAGKPRRGSWRSRLLGQLARRFGGVFVLALAQQAEARSTYDRDDDAPAHMAADERIHGEVVRALATRGRQRLSGTFRAAVFGANDGLVSNLALILGVGASGVSHSYILLAGLSGLLAGALSMGAGEFVSVRSQRELLDAENPSPHAHRAIGDLDVNANELALVYRARGMNETDAHAHAELVLSNYSETTRLAEDIDADKHETLGTAWGAAGSSFAFFASGAIIPLVPYLFGIDGYAAMAVAVSLTGLALCATGAAVGVLSGASPLRRAARQLAIGLGAALATYALGLIFGVTVG; this is encoded by the coding sequence ATGCCGAGTGACCCACACCCAACCGCCTCATCACCAACTTCACCGGGACCCGACACCAGTCTCCAGCCGCAACCCCCCACGCCGCAGCAGCGACGCCGGTGGCGGCGGTACCTCGCGGACGAACAAGCTGAGGGTGCGGTTTACCGGGAACTCGCGCAACGCAAAGACGGGGAAGAACGGGCCATTCTCCTCGGCCTTGCCGATGCAGAAAAACGCCACGAACAACATTGGCGGAACCTCCTGGGTGACCACGCGGGAAAACCTCGGCGAGGCTCGTGGCGCAGCCGACTCCTCGGGCAACTTGCCCGCAGATTCGGCGGTGTGTTTGTTCTTGCCCTTGCCCAACAAGCAGAAGCCCGCAGCACCTACGACCGGGACGATGATGCCCCAGCCCACATGGCCGCAGACGAACGCATCCACGGCGAAGTGGTCAGAGCATTGGCAACACGAGGACGCCAACGCCTCTCCGGAACCTTCCGTGCCGCCGTGTTCGGAGCAAATGACGGTCTGGTGTCCAACTTGGCGCTCATCTTAGGTGTGGGGGCATCTGGTGTCTCCCACTCCTACATACTCCTCGCTGGACTCAGTGGTCTACTTGCTGGGGCACTGTCCATGGGAGCTGGAGAGTTTGTGTCGGTTCGCTCCCAGCGCGAACTGCTGGACGCGGAAAACCCTTCCCCACATGCTCACCGCGCCATAGGAGACCTTGACGTCAACGCGAACGAACTCGCCTTGGTGTACCGTGCCCGGGGGATGAACGAAACCGATGCTCACGCCCATGCTGAGTTAGTCCTCTCAAACTACTCAGAGACAACGCGCCTTGCCGAGGATATTGACGCCGACAAACACGAAACACTAGGCACCGCGTGGGGTGCCGCAGGGTCATCGTTTGCGTTCTTCGCTTCCGGGGCGATCATCCCCCTGGTCCCTTACCTGTTCGGAATAGACGGGTACGCGGCGATGGCTGTCGCCGTGTCACTGACCGGGCTCGCGCTGTGTGCAACCGGCGCAGCGGTGGGGGTGCTGTCAGGTGCTTCCCCACTGAGGCGTGCTGCACGACAACTTGCCATCGGGCTTGGAGCCGCACTAGCCACCTATGCTCTTGGGCTGATCTTCGGTGTGACAGTGGGCTAA
- a CDS encoding MFS transporter: MTHPPSQPEATRTSRNPYATVLSHPGAARFSLAGALARSPMSMVGIGIVLMIKAAHNSYALGGQVSAAYIIAQAICSPQLARLVDAHGQARVMRPAVIATATSLTLLVATTVIGAPIALAFLFAITTGMSIGSVGAMVRARWTHLITNPRELHTAYSLEAAIDEMIFVIGPIIATFLATGVSYYAGLLVPIVLVLTGGLWFLSQRATEPPVLAPDPTSPATSVLTNPAMLALIGVFIGVGGLFGATDVATLAFAEEQGDKALAGIILGIFALGSCISGLAYGARQWASPVWLRFLIGIIGLAIGATMFFFATTVWALAAIMFVTGLTISPTLINVNNMVRLVVTPRQLTEGLTWVSTALGVGVAAGSSLAGARIDAGDAHAGFTVVIASAALSVVVAIAALSTIRTRTMAPERIIDELTEDDLLEEINTTQLDGGPDAEAGKNSAPAP; this comes from the coding sequence GTGACACACCCACCCTCCCAGCCTGAGGCCACCCGTACCTCACGCAACCCCTACGCCACCGTGCTTTCCCACCCCGGAGCAGCACGCTTCTCCCTCGCCGGAGCACTCGCCCGTTCACCCATGTCTATGGTCGGAATCGGCATCGTCCTCATGATCAAAGCCGCCCACAACTCCTACGCCCTCGGCGGACAAGTCTCTGCGGCGTACATCATCGCCCAAGCGATCTGCTCCCCCCAGCTAGCCCGCCTCGTTGATGCACACGGGCAAGCACGTGTCATGCGGCCCGCCGTGATCGCCACAGCAACCTCACTCACCCTCCTGGTGGCCACCACAGTCATAGGCGCCCCCATTGCCTTAGCGTTCCTCTTCGCCATCACCACAGGGATGAGCATCGGGTCAGTAGGCGCCATGGTTCGGGCACGCTGGACCCACCTCATCACCAACCCCCGCGAACTACACACCGCTTACTCCTTGGAAGCAGCGATCGACGAAATGATCTTCGTCATCGGCCCCATCATCGCGACCTTCCTTGCCACCGGTGTCAGCTACTACGCCGGTCTCCTTGTTCCCATCGTTCTCGTCCTGACCGGTGGGCTCTGGTTCCTCAGCCAACGCGCCACTGAACCGCCCGTCCTCGCCCCCGACCCCACCAGCCCGGCCACCTCGGTCCTCACCAACCCTGCGATGCTCGCCCTCATCGGTGTGTTCATTGGGGTAGGAGGACTCTTCGGTGCTACTGACGTCGCCACCCTCGCATTTGCAGAAGAACAAGGAGACAAAGCGCTCGCCGGGATCATCCTTGGGATCTTTGCGCTGGGGTCCTGCATCTCAGGGCTCGCCTACGGCGCCCGGCAATGGGCCTCCCCTGTCTGGTTACGTTTCCTCATTGGCATCATCGGGTTAGCCATCGGTGCCACCATGTTCTTCTTCGCCACCACTGTGTGGGCACTCGCCGCCATCATGTTCGTGACCGGGCTGACCATTTCTCCCACCCTCATCAACGTCAACAACATGGTTCGGCTTGTGGTCACGCCGCGGCAACTCACCGAGGGACTCACCTGGGTGTCTACGGCACTGGGGGTCGGGGTAGCCGCCGGTTCGTCACTGGCCGGTGCGCGCATCGACGCTGGCGACGCCCATGCCGGTTTCACCGTGGTCATCGCATCGGCAGCCCTGTCCGTGGTGGTCGCCATCGCAGCCCTCTCCACCATTCGCACGCGCACCATGGCCCCAGAGCGGATCATTGACGAACTCACCGAAGACGACCTCCTTGAGGAGATCAACACCACACAGCTGGATGGCGGTCCTGACGCAGAAGCTGGAAAAAACAGCGCACCCGCCCCTTAA
- a CDS encoding GNAT family N-acetyltransferase has product MADVSGDVDVVQVAEMNRFEAWMPDGSVAGFLEYRLEGQGLFQKVLVMPHTVVNPQYEGRGVGSALVREALSWARKIGAQVDPQCSFVAAYLRRHPVYSDVWDGAGSASE; this is encoded by the coding sequence ATGGCTGATGTGAGTGGTGACGTTGACGTTGTTCAGGTAGCTGAAATGAACCGGTTTGAGGCGTGGATGCCGGATGGTTCAGTGGCTGGTTTTTTGGAGTACCGCCTGGAAGGGCAGGGCCTGTTTCAGAAGGTGTTGGTGATGCCGCACACGGTGGTTAACCCGCAGTACGAAGGCCGGGGTGTGGGGTCTGCGTTGGTGCGGGAAGCATTGTCGTGGGCTCGTAAGATCGGGGCCCAGGTGGATCCGCAGTGTTCGTTTGTGGCGGCGTATTTGCGGCGGCATCCGGTGTATTCGGATGTGTGGGATGGTGCCGGTTCGGCCTCTGAGTAG
- the pgm gene encoding phosphoglucomutase (alpha-D-glucose-1,6-bisphosphate-dependent), producing MDPRAGMRATAEDLIDVDALVSAYYDQTPDPENIAERVTFGTSGHRGSSLDRAFNEAHIIATTAAIVEYRRNQGIDGPLYIGRDTHALSLPAWQTALEVLIAADVHVMVDARDSYTPTPAVSHAILLHNGATTADGVRTSGPELADGIVVTPSHNPPRDGGFKYNPPHGGPADSDATTWIANRANDILRAGVSHIARIPLDRALNAPNLGKHDYLSAYVDDLASVLNLDAIRESGLHIGADPLGGAAVEYWGAIGERYGLNLTVVNPQVDPRWGFMTLDWDAKIRMDCSSPYAMASLVDTMSGNAAYDIATGNDADADRHGIVTPDAGLMNPNHYLAVAIHYLFSGARPQWGTNVAIGKTLVSSALIDRVAHGLQRQLLEVPVGFKWFVPGLINGTVGFGGEESAGASFLRADGTVWTTDKDGILLALLASEITAVTGKSPSQHHTDLTNELGSSWYARIDAPATREQKSTLAQLSPDQVTATTLAGDPITERLTTAPGNNAAIGGLKVTTDNAWFAARPSGTEDVYKIYAESFVSADHLATVQTEAKNVVSDALNN from the coding sequence ATGGACCCACGAGCTGGCATGCGAGCCACAGCAGAAGACCTCATCGACGTTGACGCGCTGGTCAGCGCCTACTACGACCAGACGCCCGACCCAGAAAACATCGCTGAACGGGTCACATTCGGCACCTCAGGGCACCGAGGATCCTCACTCGATCGGGCATTCAACGAAGCGCACATCATTGCCACAACCGCCGCGATCGTCGAGTACCGGCGCAACCAAGGCATCGACGGTCCCCTCTATATTGGTCGCGACACCCACGCCCTGTCCCTCCCTGCCTGGCAAACAGCCCTCGAAGTCCTCATCGCCGCTGACGTTCACGTCATGGTCGATGCACGCGACTCCTACACCCCCACCCCAGCGGTCTCCCACGCCATCTTGTTGCACAACGGAGCCACCACAGCAGACGGGGTGCGCACCTCAGGTCCCGAACTTGCCGACGGCATCGTGGTCACACCCTCACATAACCCACCCCGTGACGGCGGATTCAAATACAACCCACCCCACGGCGGCCCCGCAGATTCCGACGCAACCACCTGGATCGCCAACCGCGCCAATGACATCCTCCGGGCCGGGGTCTCTCACATCGCACGCATCCCACTCGACCGTGCGCTCAATGCCCCCAACCTCGGTAAACACGACTACCTCTCCGCCTACGTCGACGACCTTGCCTCCGTTCTCAACCTCGACGCGATCCGAGAATCAGGGCTCCACATCGGCGCCGACCCACTCGGTGGAGCCGCAGTGGAATACTGGGGGGCAATCGGCGAGCGCTATGGGCTCAACCTCACCGTCGTCAACCCGCAAGTTGATCCACGGTGGGGGTTCATGACCCTCGACTGGGACGCAAAGATCCGGATGGACTGCTCATCCCCCTACGCCATGGCTTCACTCGTTGACACCATGAGCGGCAACGCCGCCTACGACATCGCCACCGGAAATGACGCTGACGCCGACCGTCATGGGATCGTCACCCCCGACGCTGGTCTCATGAACCCCAACCACTACCTCGCCGTGGCCATCCACTACCTGTTCTCCGGGGCTCGCCCACAATGGGGCACGAACGTTGCTATCGGGAAAACCCTTGTCTCCTCAGCTCTCATTGACCGGGTCGCCCACGGCCTGCAACGCCAACTCCTCGAAGTTCCCGTCGGTTTCAAATGGTTCGTCCCCGGTCTCATCAACGGAACCGTTGGGTTTGGTGGCGAAGAATCCGCAGGAGCATCCTTCCTCCGCGCTGACGGCACCGTGTGGACCACCGACAAAGACGGTATCCTCCTGGCTCTCCTCGCATCAGAAATCACCGCAGTCACCGGGAAGAGCCCCTCCCAACACCACACCGACCTCACCAACGAACTGGGATCCTCCTGGTATGCGCGCATCGATGCACCCGCAACCCGGGAACAAAAATCCACCCTGGCCCAGCTCTCACCCGACCAAGTCACCGCCACAACCCTCGCCGGTGACCCCATCACAGAACGCCTCACCACCGCGCCCGGCAACAACGCCGCCATCGGAGGACTCAAAGTCACCACCGACAACGCCTGGTTCGCGGCACGCCCCTCCGGCACCGAAGACGTCTACAAAATCTATGCTGAATCATTCGTCTCCGCCGACCACCTCGCCACCGTGCAAACTGAAGCGAAAAACGTCGTCAGCGACGCACTGAACAACTAA
- a CDS encoding DUF5926 family protein produces the protein MAKNTVEYVARPFEGISVEADLVAMREVVPAATIAVRTTEEYGSRDVIITTFLPDSWPALHRQDGTVLLAMQTLAGSGDLSRDIAANLLEALDSEPGTPVVRSGLPGPGPRLQDVIDWSGDLTVEVHDNVDFWVDPSTDMTEEVRASLDDAAESMIDTVKLSSVDSAYWNRIGAKEFLRWSMPRDEDQVMNAIARLHARRESAIGEARFLGAFRSCGIVIPVWELPRGSEAEDIDGAVGEYWPRLAAELDNDAPLTSDERRAKAGLVSRQVTLR, from the coding sequence ATGGCGAAGAACACTGTTGAGTATGTTGCCCGGCCCTTTGAGGGAATCTCGGTGGAAGCTGACCTTGTCGCAATGCGTGAGGTTGTCCCTGCCGCAACGATTGCTGTGCGCACGACCGAGGAGTACGGCAGCCGTGACGTGATCATCACGACGTTTCTCCCTGACTCGTGGCCTGCGTTGCACCGGCAAGATGGCACCGTGTTGTTAGCAATGCAAACGCTGGCTGGTTCAGGTGACCTGTCGCGAGATATTGCCGCGAATTTGCTGGAAGCGCTGGACAGTGAACCGGGGACACCGGTGGTCCGTTCGGGACTGCCTGGGCCTGGACCCCGCCTGCAGGACGTTATTGACTGGTCGGGTGACCTTACCGTTGAGGTACACGACAACGTGGACTTTTGGGTTGACCCTTCCACGGACATGACCGAGGAAGTGCGCGCCAGCCTTGATGACGCCGCTGAATCGATGATTGACACTGTGAAGTTAAGTTCGGTGGATTCCGCGTACTGGAACCGTATTGGCGCGAAAGAGTTCCTGCGCTGGTCAATGCCGCGTGATGAGGATCAGGTCATGAACGCCATTGCCCGGCTTCACGCCCGCCGTGAGTCCGCGATTGGTGAGGCCAGGTTCCTGGGGGCATTCCGTTCGTGTGGAATCGTCATTCCCGTGTGGGAGTTGCCGCGCGGTAGTGAAGCTGAAGACATTGACGGCGCAGTGGGTGAGTACTGGCCGCGCCTCGCAGCGGAACTCGATAATGATGCGCCACTCACATCAGATGAGCGCCGCGCAAAAGCGGGACTTGTCTCCCGTCAGGTGACATTGCGCTAA
- a CDS encoding glycosyltransferase family 2 protein: MSGMQPTEPSNAEPTAARTRRAKSQSSQADERDLQRQRVAVVIPAKDEARRIAQTVRAAKAIPHVDLVLVVDDGSEDNTQDVARDAGAVVVRHSHNRGKAAAMETGAAVVAMRDAPGRLPRLLLFIDGDLAETAVNTAPLIDPVLTGNADLAIALLPPQPGAGGRGFVVGAARKAISSLTGWAPTQPLSGMRCLTREAFEAATPLARGWGVETGMTIDLLSQGYVAVEVPCDLKHRPSGKDWKGQLHRAAQYRDVKMAIGARRLRRVGAQKKN; the protein is encoded by the coding sequence GTGTCAGGTATGCAGCCGACTGAACCAAGCAACGCGGAGCCCACTGCGGCGCGTACCCGCCGCGCCAAATCCCAATCGTCCCAAGCTGATGAACGCGACCTTCAACGCCAACGTGTTGCCGTTGTCATCCCCGCGAAAGACGAAGCTCGACGCATTGCCCAAACAGTCCGTGCAGCCAAAGCCATCCCGCACGTTGATCTTGTCCTCGTGGTTGACGACGGAAGCGAAGACAACACCCAAGACGTTGCCCGTGACGCAGGGGCCGTGGTAGTCCGCCACTCCCACAACCGCGGAAAAGCCGCAGCAATGGAAACGGGGGCTGCTGTTGTCGCGATGCGTGATGCACCAGGGCGCCTACCACGCTTACTCCTTTTCATTGATGGTGACCTCGCAGAAACAGCCGTGAACACGGCACCGCTGATCGACCCCGTCCTCACTGGGAACGCGGACCTTGCCATCGCGTTGCTCCCCCCACAGCCGGGTGCAGGCGGGCGCGGCTTCGTGGTCGGTGCCGCACGCAAAGCCATCAGTTCCCTGACCGGGTGGGCCCCCACCCAACCTCTGTCCGGTATGCGCTGCCTGACCCGAGAAGCATTCGAAGCAGCCACCCCACTCGCTCGCGGTTGGGGTGTTGAAACCGGGATGACCATTGACCTCCTCAGCCAAGGGTATGTGGCCGTGGAAGTGCCGTGCGACCTCAAACACCGCCCCTCCGGTAAAGACTGGAAAGGTCAACTTCACCGAGCCGCGCAGTACCGAGACGTGAAAATGGCGATTGGCGCACGCAGGCTTCGGCGGGTGGGTGCACAGAAGAAGAACTAG